In Vigna unguiculata cultivar IT97K-499-35 chromosome 3, ASM411807v1, whole genome shotgun sequence, a single genomic region encodes these proteins:
- the LOC114179447 gene encoding mitochondrial-processing peptidase subunit alpha-like, whose protein sequence is MYRNVASRLRTIRARSCSRLPVRFASSSSSSVATKQSSSGLGGLFGWLTGDRSSSATPLDFPLPGVILSPPLPDYVAPGKTIITTLPNGVKVASETSSTPTASIGLYVDCGSIYESPISLGATHLLERMAFKTTRNRSHFRVVREVEAIGGNVQASASREQMGYTFDALKTYVPEMVELLVDCVRNPAFLDWEVNEQLLKVKAEIGEASKNPQDLLLEAIHSAGFSGALANPLLASESAINRLNGTILEEFVAENYTAPRIVLAASGVEHEELLSVAEPLLSDLPSVPRPGEPRSVYTGGDYRCQSETGRTHFALAFELPGGWHKLKDAMVLTVLQMLLGGGGSFSAGGPGKGMYSRLYLNVLNQYPQFHSISAFNNIYNDTGIFGIQVTTSSDFVSKAIDITANEILAVATHGKVEQVQLDRAKQATKSAILMNLESRMVVSEDIGRQVLTYGERKPVEDFLKAVDEVTLKDISSISQKLISSPLTMASYGDVLYVPSYESVSSKFPTK, encoded by the exons ATGTACAGGAACGTTGCTTCACGCCTCAGGACCATTAGG GCCCGTTCATGCAGCAGGTTGCCTGTGAGATTTGCAAGTTCAAGTTCAAGTTCTGTTGCAACCAAACAATCCTCTTCTGGTTTGGGTGGTTTGTTTGGATGGCTCACGGGCGACCGATCCAGTTCTGCTACACCTCTTGATTTTCCGCTTCCAGGTGTTATACTTTCTCCTCCATTGCCGGATTATGTTGCACCGGGTAAAACTATTATTACTACACTCCCAAATGGAGTCAAAGTGGCCTCTGAAACATCCTCG ACTCCTACGGCATCAATAGGTTTATACGTAGACTGTGGTTCAATATATGAGAGTCCAATAAGTTTAGGGGCTACACATTTGCTCGAACGAATGGCTTTCAAGACCACTAGAAACCGTAGTCACTTTCGTGTGGTTCGAGAAGTAGAGGCAATTGGTGGCAATGTGCAGGCCTCAGCTTCTAGAGAACAGATGGGTTACACTTTTGATGCTTTGAAGACATATGTTCCTGAAATGGTGGAACTTCTTGTTGATTGTGTGAGGAATCCTGCATTTCTTGATTGGGAGGTTAACGAGCAG CTTCTCAAAGTAAAGGCCGAGATTGGTGAAGCTTCCAAAAATCCTCAAGACTTGCTTTTGGAAGCAATTCATTCCGCTGGTTTTTCTGGCGCCTTGGCAAATCCTCTTTTAGCTTCAGAATCAGCCATAAATAGACTGAATGGTACAATTCTGGAGGAGTTTGTTGCT GAGAATTATACAGCACCTCGCATAGTACTTGCTGCTTCTGGTGTTGAACATGAGGAATTGTTATCCGTTGCAGAGCCTCTCCTGTCAGATTTACCTAGTGTCCCACGTCCAGGGGAGCCAAGATCAGTATATACTGGTGGTGATTATCGATGTCAAAGTGAAACAGGG AGGACCCATTTTGCTCTAGCATTTGAACTTCCTGGCGGCTGGCATAAGTTGAAGGATGCTATGGTTTTGACTGTTCTTCAG ATGTTACTGGGAGGTGGTGGGTCATTCTCAGCTGGTGGTCCTGGTAAAGGGATGTATTCACGGCTAT ATCTCAATGTTCTGAACCAATATCCACAGTTTCATTCAATTTCAGCCttcaacaatatttataatgACACTGGCATTTTTGGCATCCAAGTTACAACA AGCTCAGATTTTGTATCAAAGGCCATTGATATAACTGCTAATGAGATTCTTGCTGTTGCTACTCATGGAAAAG TTGAACAGGTACAACTGGATCGAGCCAAACAAGCTACCAAATCTGCAATTTTGATGAATTTGGAATCTAGA ATGGTTGTTTCAGAAGATATAGGAAGACAAGTTTTAACATATGGTGAGAG GAAACCTGTGGAGGATTTTTTGAAGGCAGTGGACGAAGTAACCTTGAAGGATATTTCTTCAATTTCGCAAAAACTCATTTCTTCTCCTCTGACAATGGCATCATATGGAGAtg TTCTGTACGTTCCGAGTTATGAATCAGTGAGCAGCAAGTTCCCTACCAAATGA